From a single Gimesia fumaroli genomic region:
- a CDS encoding DEAD/DEAH box helicase family protein, whose amino-acid sequence MSLRNIPYKSLYIVPKDNYVEEVLISSLKKSASLDCMFGFFGSAALRSIAPGLSEYLGQNSQPMRLVVSPNIGSVDLIALQEGIATPSSIMESRLEQLLGEAKISTSALVQHTLTCLAYMLATKRLLFRVIWLKDGSLFHPKVWFFRDNDDTVVAHGSSNFTDAGIGKNLEQISVDMSWLGGRSKETIDTLSDEFNALWEGSRDYAYTLDLPIAIENQLIRDYKPDCQPTSEDFCKAWEKDVLIIEKLVKANLFFDKGTPTRLAIPSRLDLFNGPFSHQGKAINAWEAAKRRGFLSMATGSGKTITALAAASRLQSDVESLLVIISAPYKPLVYQWVNEVNAFGVRPLPTEGPSSDRAQHLDFAVRSLKSKVSKIEVMVVTENFLTSETFRRVLDRIPENISTLLIADEAHNLGKISFLSNTPDRFNFRLGLSATPERQYDPEGTSALFDFFGVPVFEFGLSEAIGVCLVPYNYYIHQVHLTRDEYEEWMKLTERLARKGIKGDADASESGGLSKVVEKLLFARRRVIESAENKVDVLRNILKKRTRDNLKHVLVYATDKNPSQLNSVNDMLQNDLNLTIHQLTSAETMNRTRSANLLERFANGDYNAITCKRVLDEGVDVPQVSEAYLLASNTVRRQWIQRRGRILRKCDAINKQLAHLHDFIVVPPDLRNKGSRTILKGELERAREFAELSSNGGRPDGPFDEIEKLMTAMFS is encoded by the coding sequence ATGAGCCTTAGAAATATTCCGTATAAATCCTTATATATTGTACCGAAGGATAATTATGTTGAAGAAGTTCTAATTAGCTCCCTTAAAAAATCAGCTTCACTAGATTGTATGTTCGGTTTTTTTGGAAGCGCAGCGTTACGCTCGATTGCTCCTGGTCTGTCTGAATATTTAGGACAGAATTCTCAGCCCATGCGTTTGGTTGTTAGTCCAAATATAGGTTCGGTAGATTTAATAGCTTTACAGGAAGGCATAGCAACACCTAGTAGTATTATGGAATCTCGTCTCGAACAGCTACTCGGTGAAGCAAAAATCAGTACCAGCGCTCTTGTCCAACACACCCTGACGTGTCTAGCGTATATGCTTGCCACAAAGAGGCTTCTCTTTCGCGTTATTTGGTTGAAAGACGGCTCTCTATTCCATCCAAAGGTTTGGTTTTTCAGAGATAATGATGATACTGTTGTTGCGCATGGTTCAAGCAATTTCACTGATGCCGGAATAGGTAAGAATCTCGAACAAATCAGCGTGGATATGTCCTGGTTGGGTGGGAGATCAAAAGAAACCATAGATACATTATCTGATGAATTTAATGCTTTATGGGAAGGTTCACGGGACTACGCATATACTTTAGATTTACCCATTGCGATTGAGAATCAGCTAATTCGAGACTATAAGCCAGACTGTCAGCCCACATCTGAAGATTTCTGTAAAGCCTGGGAGAAAGACGTTCTGATTATAGAAAAGCTTGTAAAAGCGAATCTGTTTTTTGATAAAGGAACCCCCACAAGGCTTGCAATACCATCAAGGTTAGACCTATTCAATGGGCCGTTTTCTCACCAAGGCAAAGCGATAAATGCTTGGGAAGCGGCAAAACGCCGTGGATTTTTATCTATGGCTACAGGCTCAGGGAAAACGATTACAGCATTGGCTGCTGCTTCTCGGCTTCAAAGCGACGTCGAATCATTATTAGTAATAATTAGTGCTCCGTATAAGCCTCTAGTTTATCAATGGGTAAATGAAGTCAATGCGTTTGGCGTCAGACCATTGCCTACAGAAGGACCTTCTTCGGATCGTGCACAGCACCTCGATTTTGCAGTCCGATCGCTTAAATCGAAAGTTAGTAAGATAGAAGTTATGGTTGTTACCGAGAACTTCCTTACGAGTGAAACTTTTCGTCGGGTCCTAGACAGGATACCCGAAAATATATCTACATTATTGATTGCTGATGAGGCCCATAATCTCGGAAAAATTAGTTTTCTATCGAATACGCCAGATCGCTTCAATTTTCGGTTGGGATTGTCTGCCACACCGGAACGACAGTATGACCCAGAAGGAACTTCGGCGTTATTTGACTTTTTTGGAGTACCCGTATTTGAATTTGGATTGAGTGAAGCCATTGGTGTATGCCTTGTTCCATACAACTATTACATACATCAAGTACATTTAACAAGAGATGAATACGAAGAGTGGATGAAGCTTACAGAAAGACTTGCAAGAAAGGGCATTAAAGGAGATGCAGATGCTTCGGAGAGTGGGGGACTTTCAAAAGTAGTAGAGAAATTACTATTTGCGAGACGACGCGTAATTGAGTCTGCAGAGAATAAAGTTGATGTGCTTAGAAATATCTTAAAAAAACGTACTCGAGATAATTTAAAACACGTCCTGGTTTACGCAACCGACAAGAATCCGTCACAATTGAATTCAGTAAATGATATGCTTCAAAATGACTTAAATTTGACTATTCATCAACTGACTTCGGCTGAAACAATGAACCGTACTCGATCTGCCAATCTCTTAGAACGTTTTGCTAACGGAGACTACAATGCTATTACGTGTAAGCGAGTGCTTGACGAAGGTGTGGATGTTCCACAGGTAAGTGAGGCATATCTTTTGGCTAGTAATACGGTTCGGCGACAGTGGATACAACGAAGGGGAAGAATATTGCGTAAATGTGACGCGATAAACAAACAACTCGCCCACCTTCATGATTTTATCGTTGTGCCGCCAGATTTGCGTAACAAAGGGTCGCGCACGATATTAAAAGGAGAACTTGAACGGGCAAGAGAATTTGCCGAATTGTCATCCAATGGAGGTAGGCCTGATGGACCATTCGATGAAATTGAGAAATTGATGACAGCCATGTTTAGTTAA